A stretch of Fundicoccus culcitae DNA encodes these proteins:
- a CDS encoding ABC transporter substrate-binding protein → MKKFITSLVALSAVSLAFVGSTNVSAQDGNLEIFNQKIEMQATLQEIVADFNEEFGANAEVVTVPDAGTVLRTRMANNEAPDVINVYPQNADFKQWAADNRFVDLTDQDFLNNLVEGTAETYAINDRIYNLPLTTNSWGFFYNVDLFNELGLEVPATWSDFEALVNQIKESDHIPFAGAFSTQDSWTLNGYHQLAWVNAAGSPEAANDYLRFSEVGAISAEDEVTQKVAEQLSLLVDNAQPNANGASYADSIASFVNGQGLILPNGMWALPVIMQQQPSFEVGTFPYPGQEAGQELTVGAADLAFSVSEESDNKELALQFLEYMTREDVLVRYYDIDGMPTTLTALQDHFPFEQTRAVSELVNTDKHFIWLQSEWNSEEGFWHATVDYINSGGDINVLETGLNNHFDPMKN, encoded by the coding sequence ATGAAAAAATTTATCACAAGTTTAGTCGCTTTATCTGCTGTTAGTTTAGCTTTTGTAGGATCTACTAACGTTTCAGCGCAAGATGGTAATTTAGAAATTTTCAATCAAAAAATCGAAATGCAAGCTACACTCCAAGAAATTGTTGCAGATTTCAATGAAGAATTTGGCGCAAATGCTGAAGTTGTCACTGTACCTGATGCTGGAACTGTTTTAAGAACGCGTATGGCTAATAATGAAGCCCCTGACGTAATTAATGTATATCCTCAAAATGCGGATTTTAAACAATGGGCGGCTGATAATCGATTTGTTGATTTAACAGATCAAGATTTCTTAAATAACTTAGTTGAAGGCACAGCAGAAACTTATGCAATAAACGATCGCATTTACAACTTACCATTAACAACTAATTCATGGGGCTTTTTCTATAATGTTGATTTGTTTAATGAGCTTGGTTTAGAAGTTCCTGCTACTTGGTCAGACTTTGAAGCATTAGTAAACCAAATTAAAGAATCTGACCATATTCCATTCGCAGGAGCATTCTCTACTCAAGATTCTTGGACTTTAAATGGTTATCATCAACTTGCTTGGGTAAATGCAGCGGGTAGTCCTGAAGCAGCAAATGACTATTTACGTTTTAGTGAAGTAGGAGCTATAAGTGCTGAAGATGAAGTCACTCAAAAAGTAGCTGAACAATTATCCTTATTAGTAGATAATGCTCAACCGAATGCTAACGGCGCTTCTTATGCTGACTCAATTGCATCTTTTGTTAACGGTCAAGGACTTATCTTACCTAACGGTATGTGGGCTTTACCAGTGATTATGCAACAACAACCTAGTTTTGAAGTAGGAACTTTCCCATATCCTGGTCAAGAAGCAGGTCAAGAATTAACTGTTGGTGCAGCTGACTTAGCTTTCTCAGTTAGTGAAGAATCAGATAATAAAGAATTAGCTTTACAATTTTTAGAATATATGACACGCGAAGATGTGCTTGTTCGTTACTATGATATTGATGGAATGCCAACAACACTAACTGCCTTACAAGACCACTTCCCATTTGAACAAACGAGAGCTGTTTCAGAATTAGTCAATACGGATAAACATTTTATTTGGTTACAATCTGAATGGAATTCTGAAGAAGGATTTTGGCATGCAACAGTTGATTATATCAATAGTGGTGGCGATATTAATGTTTTAGAAACAGGATTAAACAATCACTTTGATCCAATGAAAAATTAA
- a CDS encoding alpha-galactosidase: protein MAIYAEDNLFFINSKGFSLILENYHEYLMVRHIGKKVQTYQHSNLLIDKDHSFSPAPFADNRNFSLDTQRQILGQHGLGDFRVPSIIIANDENQLSDFKFKDYTIFQGLPEEKTLPFPYDNSHTTQTIVFTLEDSILDLTLEIYFSIYEESSTISTHRKLINHSSNQYKIKKIDSFTIDLQPLDYQFITFQGAYGREKEMVIDSLKQGTHSISSTRGASGHSQSPSLIIGENKVNESYGECIAVQLMYSGNFHVTVQKNQLREIRVSTGIEPTLFEWRLDSNTDFVTPAVVINFSDAGLNQLTHISHDYILNHIMPHKFANQIRPILLNNWEATYFDFSYDKLINLAKVAKDVGIELFVLDDGWFGNRFDDNRALGDWFVNEEKLSGGLEQLITEIHNLGMQFGIWFEPEMISENSELYQAHPDWVIRAKDRNHIYSRNQLVLDLSNPEVVNFIKETLSHFLTAYDIDYVKWDMNRNITNVGNHFTLSENLMQSHKYMLGLYEILDYLTQKHPNVLFESCAGGGGRNDLGIMRYFPQVWTSDNTDAISRIQLQKDMTYLYPTIAMGAHVSAVPNHQTGRITPLETRNHIAMMGNLGYELDLTTMSADELLKIKQCIATYKTIRSTVQLGQLTRLETTHPTNEYANQFVSDEMVVLTYVKILSDVEFSESVIKLKDLDEKAYYVDQSNRVYSGEELTVIGITMPVNQQDFYSNQIIFNKIKEN, encoded by the coding sequence GTGGCAATTTATGCTGAAGATAATTTATTTTTTATTAATTCTAAAGGTTTTTCTCTTATTTTAGAGAATTATCATGAGTATTTGATGGTAAGACATATTGGCAAAAAGGTACAAACTTATCAACATTCAAATCTCTTAATTGATAAAGATCACTCATTTTCACCAGCACCTTTTGCCGATAATAGAAACTTTTCATTAGATACTCAAAGACAAATTCTTGGTCAGCATGGATTGGGCGACTTTAGAGTGCCTTCCATTATTATCGCTAATGATGAAAATCAACTATCGGATTTTAAATTTAAAGATTATACAATCTTTCAAGGTTTACCAGAAGAAAAAACATTACCTTTTCCATATGATAATAGTCATACGACTCAAACAATTGTTTTTACTTTAGAAGATTCGATATTAGACTTAACCTTAGAAATATATTTTTCAATTTATGAAGAGTCTAGTACAATTTCTACACATAGAAAATTAATTAATCATTCATCGAATCAATATAAGATTAAAAAAATTGACAGCTTCACAATTGATCTTCAACCTCTTGATTATCAATTTATAACTTTTCAAGGAGCTTATGGTCGTGAAAAAGAAATGGTTATTGATTCACTTAAACAAGGTACTCATAGTATCTCATCTACTCGGGGTGCAAGTGGACATAGTCAATCACCATCATTAATTATTGGTGAAAATAAGGTCAATGAGTCTTACGGTGAATGTATAGCTGTTCAATTAATGTACAGTGGAAATTTCCATGTAACCGTTCAAAAAAATCAGTTAAGAGAAATCAGAGTTAGTACGGGGATTGAACCTACACTTTTCGAATGGCGTTTAGATAGTAATACAGATTTTGTAACTCCAGCTGTGGTAATTAATTTTTCAGATGCTGGATTAAATCAACTTACTCATATAAGTCATGATTATATATTAAATCATATTATGCCTCATAAATTTGCTAATCAAATACGCCCTATCTTACTAAATAATTGGGAAGCAACTTACTTTGACTTTTCCTACGACAAGTTAATTAATCTTGCAAAAGTTGCTAAAGATGTTGGTATTGAACTGTTTGTTTTGGATGATGGTTGGTTTGGTAATCGATTCGATGACAATCGGGCTTTGGGTGATTGGTTTGTTAATGAGGAAAAACTTTCAGGTGGTTTAGAGCAACTAATAACTGAAATACATAACCTGGGAATGCAATTTGGAATCTGGTTCGAGCCAGAAATGATTTCAGAAAATAGTGAACTCTATCAAGCACATCCAGATTGGGTCATACGTGCAAAAGATAGGAATCATATTTATTCGAGAAATCAATTAGTTTTAGATTTGTCTAATCCAGAAGTGGTTAATTTTATCAAAGAAACTCTGAGCCATTTCTTAACTGCATACGATATTGATTATGTTAAATGGGACATGAATCGCAATATTACTAATGTTGGTAACCACTTTACTTTAAGTGAAAACCTCATGCAGTCACATAAATATATGTTAGGCTTGTATGAAATATTGGATTATTTAACTCAAAAACATCCAAATGTATTATTTGAAAGTTGTGCAGGTGGTGGTGGGCGTAATGATTTAGGCATCATGCGATACTTCCCGCAAGTCTGGACCAGTGATAATACTGATGCTATTTCTAGAATTCAATTACAAAAAGATATGACTTATTTATATCCTACTATAGCTATGGGCGCTCATGTTTCTGCTGTACCTAATCATCAAACGGGTCGTATTACACCCCTTGAAACACGCAATCATATTGCAATGATGGGAAACTTGGGTTATGAACTTGATTTAACAACAATGAGTGCTGATGAACTACTGAAAATTAAACAATGTATTGCAACCTATAAAACAATACGTTCAACTGTTCAATTAGGTCAACTGACGCGTTTAGAAACCACGCACCCAACAAATGAATATGCTAATCAATTTGTATCTGATGAAATGGTTGTCCTAACCTATGTTAAAATTTTAAGTGACGTTGAATTTAGCGAGAGTGTCATTAAGCTTAAAGACTTAGATGAAAAAGCTTATTATGTCGATCAAAGCAATCGTGTCTATTCAGGCGAGGAACTTACTGTAATTGGTATCACAATGCCAGTCAACCAACAGGACTTTTATAGCAATCAAATTATATTTAATAAAATTAAGGAGAATTAA